A window of the Atribacterota bacterium genome harbors these coding sequences:
- a CDS encoding V-type ATP synthase subunit K, translating to MLVDGLVFALLGSALAIGLAGIGSAVGVGIAGEAGAGVMTEDPGKFGQVLLLQALPGTQGIYGLLAGFWVLIKLGLFGGTPVTVNVAQGMQIMFACLPIAIVGLLSGISQGKTAAASIGLIARRPEETGKAIILPAMVETYAVLSLLATILLLNSVKL from the coding sequence ATGCTTGTTGATGGGTTAGTTTTTGCGCTTTTGGGTTCTGCTTTGGCCATAGGATTGGCGGGAATTGGTTCGGCGGTGGGAGTTGGAATTGCTGGAGAAGCTGGCGCTGGGGTGATGACCGAGGATCCTGGCAAGTTTGGTCAGGTGCTTCTCCTTCAAGCCTTGCCCGGGACACAGGGTATTTACGGGTTACTAGCCGGTTTCTGGGTTTTAATTAAACTGGGTTTGTTTGGAGGAACTCCGGTGACGGTCAATGTGGCACAAGGGATGCAAATTATGTTTGCCTGTTTACCGATTGCCATTGTTGGTCTTCTCTCCGGTATTTCCCAGGGTAAGACTGCTGCAGCTTCGATTGGTCTTATTGCCAGACGTCCAGAAGAAACCGGTAAGGCCATCATCCTCCCTGCCATGGTTGAGACGTACGCAGTTCTGTCCTTGCTCGCCACGATTCTTCTTTTGAATTCTGTCAAATTGTAG